The Rhinatrema bivittatum chromosome 4, aRhiBiv1.1, whole genome shotgun sequence genome window below encodes:
- the DIO2 gene encoding type II iodothyronine deiodinase isoform X1, with the protein MGLLSVDLLITLQILPGFFSNCLFLALYDSAILLKHVLLLLSRSKSTRHEWRRMLTSEGLRCVWNSFLLDAYKQVKLGGDAPNSSVVYVPNGRRRKSMGGKYGMECRLLDFATSERPLVVNFGSATUPPFISQLPAFSKMVEEFSSVANFLLVYIDEAHPLDGWAAPGISSSSFEVRKHKKQEDRCAAAHKLRDHFSLPPQCQVVADCMDNNANVAYGVSFERVCIVQRQKIVYLGGKGPFFYNLREVRLWLEQTFSKRURASRVGPSK; encoded by the exons ATGGGTCTGCTGAGCGTGGACCTCTTGATAACCCTGCAGATCCTGCCCGGCTTCTTCTCCAACTGCCTGTTCCTGGCTCTGTACGACTCCGCCATCCTCCTGAAGcacgtgctgctgctgctcagccGCTCCAAGTCTACCCGCCATGAGTGGCGTCGCATGCTGACCTCAGAGGGACTGCGCTGCGTCTGGAACAGCTTCCTCCTCGACGCCTACAAGCAG GTAAAACTGGGCGGAGATGCACCAAACTCCAGTGTGGTCTATGTCCCTAATggcagaaggaggaagagcatggGTGGCAAGTATGGGATGGAGTGTCGCCTTCTAGACTTCGCCACCTCGGAGCGCCCGCTGGTTGTCAACTTTGGCTCAGCCACCTGACCTCCCTTTATCAGCCAGCTGCCAGCCTTCAGCAAGATGGTGGAAGAGTTTTCGAGCGTTGCCAACTTCTTGTTGGTTTACATCGATGAGGCTCATCCACTGGATGGCTGGGCTGCTCCTGGGATTTCCAGCTCCTCGTTTGAAGTGAGGAAACACAAGAAACAAGAAGACCGTTGTGCAGCAGCCCACAAGCTGCGGGATCACTTCTCCCTTCCACCCCAGTGCCAGGTGGTGGCTGACTGCATGGACAACAACGCCAATGTGGCCTATGGGGTCTCCTTTGAGAGAGTGTGCATTGTGCAAAGACAGAAAATTGTCTATTTGGGAGGCAAAGGACCCTTCTTTTACAACCTTCGAGAGGTCCGGCTTTGGCTGGAGCAGACCTTCAGCAAGAGATGAAGAGCATCAAGAGTGGGTCCCTCCAAGTAA
- the DIO2 gene encoding type II iodothyronine deiodinase isoform X2 — protein MGLLSVDLLITLQILPGFFSNCLFLALYDSAILLKHVLLLLSRSKSTRHEWRRMLTSEGLRCVWNSFLLDAYKQVKLGGDAPNSSVVYVPNGRRRKSMGGKYGMECRLLDFATSERPLVVNFGSATUPPFISQLPAFSKMVEEFSSVANFLLVYIDEAHPLDGWAAPGISSSSFEVRKHKKQEDRCAAAHKLRDHFSLPPQCQVVADCMDNNANVAYGVSFERVCIVQRQKIVYLGGKGPFFYNLREVRLWLEQTFSKR, from the exons ATGGGTCTGCTGAGCGTGGACCTCTTGATAACCCTGCAGATCCTGCCCGGCTTCTTCTCCAACTGCCTGTTCCTGGCTCTGTACGACTCCGCCATCCTCCTGAAGcacgtgctgctgctgctcagccGCTCCAAGTCTACCCGCCATGAGTGGCGTCGCATGCTGACCTCAGAGGGACTGCGCTGCGTCTGGAACAGCTTCCTCCTCGACGCCTACAAGCAG GTAAAACTGGGCGGAGATGCACCAAACTCCAGTGTGGTCTATGTCCCTAATggcagaaggaggaagagcatggGTGGCAAGTATGGGATGGAGTGTCGCCTTCTAGACTTCGCCACCTCGGAGCGCCCGCTGGTTGTCAACTTTGGCTCAGCCACCTGACCTCCCTTTATCAGCCAGCTGCCAGCCTTCAGCAAGATGGTGGAAGAGTTTTCGAGCGTTGCCAACTTCTTGTTGGTTTACATCGATGAGGCTCATCCACTGGATGGCTGGGCTGCTCCTGGGATTTCCAGCTCCTCGTTTGAAGTGAGGAAACACAAGAAACAAGAAGACCGTTGTGCAGCAGCCCACAAGCTGCGGGATCACTTCTCCCTTCCACCCCAGTGCCAGGTGGTGGCTGACTGCATGGACAACAACGCCAATGTGGCCTATGGGGTCTCCTTTGAGAGAGTGTGCATTGTGCAAAGACAGAAAATTGTCTATTTGGGAGGCAAAGGACCCTTCTTTTACAACCTTCGAGAGGTCCGGCTTTGGCTGGAGCAGACCTTCAGCAAGAGATGA